From Macaca mulatta isolate MMU2019108-1 chromosome 3, T2T-MMU8v2.0, whole genome shotgun sequence, the proteins below share one genomic window:
- the LOC100429133 gene encoding uncharacterized protein LOC100429133: protein MKAQKKRKKTRNRASVANGGEKASEKPAPEEVPVQAVGPGIGLVHGATAAGSPEAETHPDTKVISIITRLEQQCPTSASGILTRLIEPNQASIYYPEETSTYIGKCWQLFL from the exons ATGAAGGcacaaaagaagaggaagaaaacccGGAACAGGGCCTCGGTGGCAAATGGAGGCGAGAAGGCCTCAGAGAAGCCCGCCCCAGAGGAAGTTCCC GTACAAGCAGTTGGCCCAGGGATTGGCTTGGTGCATGGAGCGACTGCAGCTGGGTCTCCAGAGGCAGAAACTCACCCCGACACGA AGGTCATTTCTATAATCACCCGTTTGGAGCAGCAGTGCCCGACATCGGCATCTGGGATCCTGACACGATTGATAGAACCGAATCAAGCAAGTATATACTACCCAGAGGAAACCTCCACCTATATTGGGAAGTGCTGGCAACTGTTTCTCTGA